Proteins encoded in a region of the Populus nigra chromosome 3, ddPopNigr1.1, whole genome shotgun sequence genome:
- the LOC133687993 gene encoding peroxidase 18-like — protein sequence MAVCVCSLPKKALKNLLMETTSLPFSARPHFYSFLALVLLYVVSSPCSASLFFNFYGASCPAAELIVSNKVRSASSSDPTIPGKLVRLVFHDCFVEGCDASVLLQGNGTERSDPGNRSLGGFQVIDSAKRNLEIFCPGTVSCADVVALAARDAVAISGGPQLQIPTGRRDGRVSAAANVRPNIIDTTFTMNEMINIFTSKGLSLEDLVVLSGAHTIGSAHCSAFRDRFQENSKGKLTLIDSSLDKNYANELTQRCPVDASDSITVVNDPETSSSFDNQYYRNLVAHKGLFQSDSVLLDDNRTRNLVEDLANDQGRFFESWGRSFLKLTSIGVKTGEEGEIRQSCSMTNG from the exons ATGGCTGTGTGTGTGTGCAGTTTGCCTAAAAAAGCACTAAAAAATCTCCTCATGGAGACAACCTCTTTGCCCTTTTCTGCAAGACCTCATTTCTATAGCTTTCTGGCTCTTGTTCTCTTATATGTTGTTTCTTCTCCTTGTTCTGCTAGtctctttttcaacttttatGGAGCTTCATGCCCAGCTGCTGAACTTATTGTTTCAAACAAAGTGAGATCAGCTTCCTCTTCTGACCCTACTATACCAGGGAAGCTAGTTCGTTTGGTTTTCCATGACTGCTTTGTAGAG GGTTGTGATGCATCTGTGCTGCTGCAAGGAAATGGGACGGAGAGAAGCGATCCAGGGAACAGGTCTCTAGGAGGGTTTCAAGTTATTGATTCAGCTAAAAGAAATCTTGAAATCTTCTGTCCAGGAACTGTTTCTTGTGCTGATGTTGTTGCTTTAGCTGCTAGAGATGCTGTTGCAATT AGTGGTGGACCTCAGCTTCAGATTCCAACTGGTAGGAGGGATGGGAGGGTATCTGCAGCTGCAAATGTGAGACCTAATATCATAGACACAACTTTTACAATGAATGAGATGATTAACATCTTCACATCTAAAGGATTATCCCTTGAAGACCTTGTTGTGCTATCAG GAGCTCACACTATAGGATCAGCTCATTGCAGCGCGTTCAGAGATAGGTTCCAAGAGAACTCCAAGGGGAAGCTGACACTCATCGACTCATCTCTCGACAAGAATTATGCGAATGAGCTAACGCAAAGATGTCCAGTGGATGCAAGCGATTCAATAACAGTTGTTAATGATCCTGAAACATCCTCATCATTTGATAACCAGTACTACAGAAACCTTGTAGCCCACAAAGGCCTTTTCCAATCAGATTCTGTTCTTTTAGATGACAACAGGACAAGGAATCTAGTAGAAGATTTAGCAAATGATCAAGGAAGGTTTTTTGAGAGTTGGGGCCGGTCATTTCTTAAGCTAACCAGCATTGGAGTAAAAACAGGTGAGGAAGGGGAAATTCGACAATCTTGTTCAATGACGAATGGATGA
- the LOC133687967 gene encoding protein TIC 55, chloroplastic-like, with product MASPILKFPFLSHTTSLSKPLAFYPLSLTPKPRKTSRPIHVKQQQQQGSIKCHAVTDLTSSNTVPSSIEDQSKGEDNDDHLVLVGPSSEEERRGEREVADYDWTEEWYPLYLTKDVPDDAPLGLTVFDKQVVLYKDGQGELRCFEDRCPHRLAKLSEGQLIDGRLECLYHGWQFEGEGNCVKIPQLPANAKIPQSACVKTYEVRESQGVVWVWMSSRSQPNINKLPWFENFARPGFKDSSAVHELPYDHSILLENLMDPAHIPISHDRTDLSAKRENAQPLRFEVTERTDRGFAGWWGGGDAQTLPNFLRFEAPCVLSNNREFIDEKGVKQYFSGLFLCRPTGQGKSMLIVRFGGTAMPQIANWIPEWFFHQRGCTVFEQDMGFLSSQNEVLMKEKVPTKKLYLNLRSSDTWVAEYRKWMDKTGHGMPYHFGHNTISLPGLPAVVEHAPAGLVAGVSASFPAKGGTGTMHAPNLANRYFRHVIHCKGCSGALKAFNTWKKALSAISLALTALAILVSGRQWKAALLVSTSLCLAGVYACSTLIQMSTTNFIRTHRRF from the exons ATGGCTTCACCAATCCTTAAATTCCCATTTCTCTCTCACACTACTTCCCTCTCGAAGCCTCTCGCCTTTTATCCCCTCTCCCTCACTCCTAAACCAAGAAAAACCTCGAGGCCAATACATgtaaagcagcagcagcagcaagggTCTATTAAGTGCCATGCAGTTACAGATCTTACAAGTAGTAATACTGTACCTTCATCAATTGAGGATCAGAGTAAAGGAGAGGATAATGATGATCACTTAGTGCTTGTGGGTCCTTCTAGTGAGGAGGAAAGGAGGGGAGAAAGAGAGGTGGCAGACTATGATTGGACAGAAGAGTGGTACCCACTTTATCTTACCAAGGATGTACCAGATGATGCTCCTTTAGGCCTAACTGTGTTTGATAAGCAGGTAGTGTTGTATAAAGATGGACAGGGTGAACTTCGCTGTTTTGAAGATAGATGTCCCCACAG GTTAGCTAAACTATCAGAAGGTCAGTTGATAGATGGAAGACTCGAATGCCTATATCATGGTTGGCAATTTGAGGGGGAGGGCAACTGTGTCAAGATACCTCAG CTTCCTGCAAATGCTAAAATTCCTCAGTCAGCTTGTGTCAAAACCTATGAGGTGAGGGAATCCCAAGGAGTTGTGTGGGTGTGGATGTCCTCGAGATCACaaccaaacataaataaactaccCTGGTTCGAGAACTTTGCCAGGCCAGGTTTCAAAGATTCTTCCGCCGTCCATGAGCTTCCCTACGATCACTCCATACTTCTTGAAAACCTGATGGATCCAGCACATATTCCAATCTCACACGATAGGACAGACCTGTCAGCAAAAAGGGAAAATGCCCAGCCACTACGTTTTGAGGTGACTGAACGTACTGACCGGGGATTTGCAGGCTGGTGGGGTGGGGGAGATGCTCAAACATTACCAAACTTCTTACGGTTTGAAGCCCCTTGTGTCCTATCCAATAACCGAGAATTCATTGATGAGAAGGGGGTGAAACAGTACTTCTCTGGCCTCTTCCTATGCAGACCTACTGGACAAGGAAAATCCATGCTTATTGTGAGATTTGGAGGAACAGCGATGCCTCAAATAGCAAATTGGATCCCCGAATGGTTCTTTCATCAGAGGGGATGCACAGTCTTCGAACAAGATATGGGATTTTTGTCATCTCAGAATGAAgttttaatgaaagaaaaggtCCCAACAAAGAAATTGTATCTCAATTTAAGGTCTTCAGATACATGGGTAGCGGAATACAGGAAATGGATGGACAAAACTGGACATGGAATGCCTTACCATTTTGGGCACAACACCATTTCTTTACCTGGATTACCAGCTGTTGTAGAACATGCACCAGCTGGTCTTGTTGCAGGAGTTTCAGCTTCTTTCCCAGCTAAGGGTGGCACTGGGACGATGCATGCTCCCAATTTGGCCAATCGATACTTTCGCCATGTAATTCATTGCAAAGGATGCAGTGGTGCTCTCAAAGCTTTCAATACTTGGAAAAAAGCTCTTTCTGCCATTTCTCTTGCATTGACTGCATTAGCTATTCTAGTGTCTGGAAGGCAGTGGAAAGCTGCCCTCTTAGTTTCAACAAGCTTATGCTTGGCCGGAGTTTACGCATGCTCAACTCTTATCCAAATGAGCACAACAAACTTCATAAGAACACATAGGAGATTCTGA
- the LOC133687968 gene encoding uncharacterized protein LOC133687968, with amino-acid sequence MDNQTKPNSGGSIMISASELRRRAVRRNVLVKSLLPQTPRVPHDEIALEDQSEVKIEPKSGRYKYNTRGTPSRDTSDHRAPHVPSDKICLETQNRSEVKVEPKSRRYKYSDRGAPPKLTANHKVPHVLPNEIGLEAQNRFEVKVELKSGRYQHYDRGAPPGLGTNHKSPYVPPDKIGLEAQNRVKVQPKSGRYKYSVRGAPPKDTLDHKPPHVSPDEIDLEAQNQSEVKVEPQRKIALQVQNKSEVKVEPKPRPYKSSASWPLRHTSDHKTPHVPHNEIALEPQNRSQVKVEPPKQVQNLSKVKAVSKLRLSAQDQINEKTTEWALLITSVLLEAMSAVFDQVGQALTGMVIAFLALFFSSLDLICKARKEGVKRTQPFGGLLEYFGLAAAVWQCFYSTMEYLYTRKNQQNPIKMCLLPFIFALCVLIFRLIKCRT; translated from the exons ATGGATAATCAGACAAAACCCAATAGTGGCGGAAGTATAATGATCTCCGCCTCCGAACTTCGCAGACGTGCAGTTCGGAGAAACGTATTGGTGAAGAGTTTGTTACCCCAAACTCCTCGTGTGCCACACGATGAAATTGCATTAGAGGACCAATCTGAAGTGAAAATTGAGCCAAAATCAGGGCGATATAAATATAATACG AGGGGGACACCATCCAGGGACACCTCGGACCACAGGGCTCCTCATGTGCCATCTGATAAAATTTGCTTGGAGACTCAAAACCGATCTGAAGTGAAAGTTGAGCCAAAGTCGAGGCGATATAAATATAGTGAT AGGGGGGCACCACCCAAGCTCACCGCGAACCACAAGGTTCCTCATGTGCTACCAAATGAAATTGGCTTGGAGGCTCAGAACCGATTTGAAGTGAAAGTTGAGCTAAAGTCGGGGCGATATCAACATTATGAT AGGGGGGCACCACCCGGGCTCGGCACGAACCACAAGTCTCCTTATGTGCCACCCGATAAAATTGGCTTGGAGGCTCAGAACCGAGTGAAAGTTCAACCAAAATCAGGACGATATAAATATAGTGTG AGGGGGGCACCACCCAAGGACACCTTGGATCACAAGCCTCCTCATGTGTCACCCGATGAAATTGACTTGGAGGCTCAGAACCAATCTGAAGTAAAAGTTGAGCCACAAAGGAAAATTGCATTGCAGGTTCAAAACAAATCTGAAGTGAAGGTTGAGCCAAAGCCGAGACCATATAAATCTAGTGCG AGCTGGCCACTCAGGCACACCTCGGACCATAAGACTCCTCATGTGCCACACAATGAAATTGCATTAGAGCCTCAAAACCGATCTCAAGTGAAGGTTGAGCCACCAAAGCAAGTTCAGAACCTATCTAAAGTGAAAGCTGTGTCAAAGTTGCGGTTATCTGCTCAAGATCAAATCAATGAG AAAACAACAGAGTGGGCTTTGTTAATCACCAGCGTACTTCTAGAGGCCATGTCTGCAGTTTTTGATCAGGTGGGGCAGGCGTTGACGGGTATGGTGATAGCATTCCtcgctttgtttttttccagcCTTGATCTCATTTGCAAGGCTCGAAAGGAAGGAGTTAAGAGGACCCAACCCTTTGGTGGTCTCCTGGAGTATTTTGGACTAGCTGCTGCTGTCTGGCAATGCTTTTACTCCACCATGGAGTATCTTTATACTCGGAAGAATCAACAGAATCCAATAAAGATGTGTTTGTTACCTTTTATATTTGCGTTGTGCGTGCTGATTTTTAGGTTAATCAAGTGCCGCACATGA
- the LOC133689157 gene encoding putative F-box protein PP2-B12, which translates to MQLKRQENLGEAGMSLNVLPEGCIANVLAFTGPRDACRLSIVSSLFKSAEESDAVWERFLPRDYQSIIFTSDSYVLLSSLSSKKELYLRLCEKPIIIDDGKKSFSLVKKSGKKCYMLSARDLMIVWGDTPTYWRWNSDSSSRFREVAELIGVCWLEICGKINATMLSPATLYAAYLVFKPKEGSYGLDYQPVEVGVGLVGSENGKRNVYLDSQRGRAHRYHLVRRRIGLHNRSRLVGMQEPVPASENNGQHPRERGDGWLEIELGEFFCKEGEDGELEMSVQEVKSGDWKGGLTVEGIEIRPKEGRDSLNAFACSECPCSQ; encoded by the exons ATGCAACTCAAACGGCAAGAGAACCTTGGAGAAGCAGGTATGTCGTTGAACGTGCTGCCTGAAGGATGCATAGCCAACGTTTTGGCGTTCACCGGCCCGAGGGATGCTTGTAGGCTGTCCATTGTTTCTTCCTTGTTTAAGTCGGCGGAAGAATCTGATGCTGTGTGGGAAAGGTTTCTTCCTCGTGATTATCAGTCTATCATATTTACATCCGATAGTTATGTTCTGTTGTCTTCCCTTTCTTCCAAGAAAGAGCTCTATCTCAGGCTTTGTGAGAAGCCCATAATTATCGACGATGGCAAAAAG AGCTTTTCATTGGTAAAAAAGAGTGGGAAGAAATGCTACATGCTGTCTGCAAGAGACCTGATGATTGTATGGGGTGATACTCCTACTTATTGGAGATGGAATTCTGATTCTTCTTCCAg GTTTAGGGAAGTGGCAGAGCTGATTGGTGTATGTTGGCTTGAAATCTGTGGCAAAATTAACGCAACTATGCTATCTCCAGCAACATTGTACGCAGCATACCTTGTGTTCAAGCCAAAAGAAGGATCTTATGGGCTGGATTACCAGCCAGTGGAGGTTGGGGTGGGGCTTGTTGGTAGTGAAAATGGTAAGCGAAATGTGTATTTGGACTCACAGAGAGGTCGAGCACATCGATATCATCTTGTAAGAAGGCGCATTGGGTTGCACAACCGCAGCCGACTTGTGGGGATGCAAGAACCTGTGCCTGCTAGTGAAAACAATGGACAGCATCCAAGGGAAAGGGGAGATGGGTGGCTGGAGATTGAGTTGGGTGAGTTCTTTTGCAAGGAAGGGGAAGATGGAGAACTGGAAATGAGTGTTCAAGAGGTGAAGAGTGGTGATTGGAAAGGTGGGCTGACTGTCGAGGGGATTGAGATTAGGCCAAAAGAAG GCAGAGACTCTCTGAATGCTTTTGCTTGTTCGGAGTGTCCTTGCTCACAGTGA